Within the Cytophagales bacterium genome, the region AAGCACCGGAATGAAACAAGAGGGATAGGAGGGATATTTTTTGACAGGCTCAGCCCCTCTAACAGCCCCCCTAACAGCCCCCCTAAATCCCCCCAAAGGGGGGACTTTCCCACCACACTTCCCAAAGGGAAAGGGGCTGGCAAAAGCGATGGAATAGTCCCCCCTTTGGGGAGGACGATGTCCAGTGGACATCGGGCCAGCATTGCGGGAGGCAGGGGGGCTGTGGATTTAGGGGAGACTGCTATTTTTGAATTTATTAAAGAGGTAGGAAACGCTTTTGACCCGATTTATACTTATTTAATGAAAAAAAATAAGGATATTGCTTATGGGGAACCAGAAAAAAGATGGCAGGCATTAAGGAGGAGCAGGTACGTTGAATTTAATCTCATCTATGATCTGGGTACAAAATTTGGGCTGGATACAGGGGGGAGAACAGAATCTATCTTAATGAGCATGCCGCCTCAGGCATCGTGGGAATATAACTTTAAACCGGGTAAAGGAAGTAAGGAAGAAATGACGCTGAGATTACTAAAAAAAGGGTTGGATTGGATAGAAGTAGCCCCGCCCTTTTGATTATTAGTACTAAATAGATATATATATGTATTACATTTACTTATTTAAAAAACGATTAAAAAACTCATTATTTTAATAATCAAAAGAGCGGGGTAGGCAGTTGACAACGACCAATAGCCGAGTGAAATGTTCTGCTGCGTAGAATTTCACGGGGTAAACAAATTACCAATGACTAATTTATTAGAAAAAATAGATACTCTTGACAAGCAGCTATTCCTTTTTTTAAATGGGAAACACAATCCAATCTGGGATACCATCATGGCTTATGTAACAAGTACAAATTTCTGGATCCCCCTTTATGTGCTGTTGCTGCTGTTTTTAATATGGAAGTATAAATACGATTTGCGATTTACAATTTACGTGCCTCTGCTACCTTGGGATGAAGACCGACCACTAAAGCTTTGGCAGTCAGGCATACCTAAGCAAAAGGAGCCAGGAAGCAATTTAGGGTTTTTAATTAAGGAAAGCTGGCTGATCATTCTTGCTATTATCCTGCTCATCACTGCTTCCGATCTATTTTCATCATCTTTGATCAAGCCCCTTGTGCAAAGATTACGTCCCTGCCACAATTTGGTTTTACATGACTTGGTTCACGTGGTTGTTGGCTGCGGAGGGCAATACGGTTTCTTTTCATCACACGCATCCAATACTTTTTCTTTGGCAGTCTTTCTTTGGTTAATTACGCGGAACA harbors:
- a CDS encoding phosphatase PAP2 family protein, whose translation is MAYVTSTNFWIPLYVLLLLFLIWKYKYDLRFTIYVPLLPWDEDRPLKLWQSGIPKQKEPGSNLGFLIKESWLIILAIILLITASDLFSSSLIKPLVQRLRPCHNLVLHDLVHVVVGCGGQYGFFSSHASNTFSLAVFLWLITRNTWRMELGAWSYALCAMRYALLLWATLVSYSRIYVGVHYPGDIITGALVGSLFAYLFFKVYLKISRLL